The following are from one region of the Myxococcales bacterium genome:
- the trpB gene encoding tryptophan synthase subunit beta — MKQRGYHGQFGGAYVPEILTATFDELEAAFESARQDPTFWAEFEALMGSYSCRPTPISFAENLSRQLGGARIYIKREDLNHTGAHKANNVMGQGLLVKRMGKKRVIAETGAGQHGVATATMAAKMGLECTIYMGAVDVARQRPNVFWMEQMGAKVVPVTEGSQTLKDAINEAFRDWVTNMDTTHYALGTACGPYPFPDMVTYFQSIIGKEARAQILGITGKLPRRVYACVGGGSNAMGIFSGFMDDADVELVGVEAGGHGLDSGLHAARLASRDASIGVAQGYKTYFLQSPDGQMNETHSVAAGLDYVGVSPILAHLHETGRVRFEAATDAEVVAALKTTIRNEGLIPALESSHAFAQAFKEAPHLSPDDAILINQSGRGDKDIFTVADAFGDPKWEQFIIDKARAYAQKQQG; from the coding sequence ATGAAACAGCGCGGATATCACGGACAGTTCGGGGGCGCTTACGTGCCCGAGATCTTGACGGCCACGTTCGACGAGCTCGAGGCGGCGTTCGAGAGCGCGCGTCAGGACCCCACCTTCTGGGCCGAGTTCGAAGCGCTCATGGGCTCGTATTCGTGCCGACCGACCCCGATCTCGTTTGCGGAGAATCTTTCGCGGCAGCTCGGGGGCGCCCGTATCTACATCAAGCGCGAGGATCTGAACCACACGGGGGCTCACAAGGCCAACAACGTGATGGGGCAGGGCTTGCTGGTCAAGCGCATGGGCAAAAAGCGGGTCATTGCGGAAACCGGGGCGGGGCAGCATGGCGTGGCAACGGCCACCATGGCCGCAAAGATGGGACTGGAATGCACCATCTACATGGGGGCCGTGGATGTCGCCCGGCAGCGGCCCAACGTGTTCTGGATGGAACAGATGGGCGCCAAGGTGGTGCCCGTGACGGAAGGCTCACAAACGCTGAAGGACGCGATCAACGAGGCCTTTCGCGACTGGGTGACCAACATGGACACCACGCACTATGCCCTGGGCACGGCGTGTGGGCCTTACCCCTTTCCCGACATGGTGACGTACTTTCAATCCATCATCGGCAAAGAAGCCCGTGCACAAATCCTTGGCATCACCGGCAAGCTGCCGAGGCGCGTTTATGCCTGTGTGGGCGGTGGCTCGAACGCGATGGGGATCTTCAGCGGGTTCATGGACGACGCCGACGTGGAGCTCGTGGGTGTCGAAGCGGGTGGGCATGGGCTGGATTCCGGCCTTCACGCCGCGCGGTTGGCGAGTCGAGACGCCTCGATTGGCGTGGCCCAGGGTTACAAGACCTATTTTCTGCAAAGCCCCGACGGACAAATGAACGAAACCCACAGCGTGGCGGCCGGCCTCGATTACGTGGGGGTTTCACCCATTCTTGCTCATCTGCACGAGACCGGTCGGGTGCGCTTCGAGGCAGCCACCGATGCCGAGGTTGTCGCCGCGCTGAAAACGACCATTCGCAACGAGGGCCTCATCCCCGCCCTCGAATCGTCGCACGCCTTCGCGCAGGCCTTCAAGGAGGCGCCTCACTTGTCCCCCGACGACGCGATCTTGATCAATCAGTCTGGGCGCGGGGACAAGGACATCTTCACCGTTGCGGATGCCTTCGGTGACCCCAAGTGGGAACAATTCATCATCGACAAGGCCCGCGCCTACGCGCAGAAGCAGCAAGGATGA
- a CDS encoding type II toxin-antitoxin system VapB family antitoxin: protein MKRTNVVLREDLLEEATRLAGERTYSRTIERALEDFVRRAKARQILELAGSGLWEGDLTEMRTDRPKPGKRSRVSR from the coding sequence ATGAAACGTACAAATGTTGTGTTGCGCGAGGACCTGCTCGAGGAGGCGACGCGGCTGGCCGGAGAACGCACATACTCGCGAACGATCGAGCGCGCGTTGGAAGACTTCGTCCGAAGGGCAAAGGCCCGGCAGATCTTGGAACTGGCGGGAAGCGGTCTTTGGGAGGGCGATCTGACAGAGATGCGCACCGACCGGCCCAAGCCGGGGAAGCGATCGCGTGTTTCTCGTTGA
- a CDS encoding MarR family transcriptional regulator, which yields MAKRPQARAKVSELEVHLGYWLRAVSNHVSHAFKAKVEARGVTVAEWVVLRALFEGDGINPSELATTLGLTRGAISKLVARLVAKDLVSVRDDLRDGRAQLVSLKAFGRRLVPKLAALADKNDAESFAHLSKEERASLLATLMRVAKHLELRGAPID from the coding sequence GTGGCAAAGAGACCGCAGGCTCGGGCTAAGGTGAGTGAGCTCGAGGTGCATCTCGGATACTGGCTCCGCGCCGTGTCGAACCATGTGTCCCACGCCTTCAAAGCGAAGGTGGAGGCACGCGGAGTGACCGTCGCCGAGTGGGTCGTGCTGCGCGCTCTGTTCGAGGGGGACGGAATCAATCCGAGCGAGCTCGCGACGACGCTCGGGCTGACCCGTGGGGCCATCTCGAAGCTGGTGGCCCGTCTTGTGGCCAAGGACCTCGTGTCGGTCCGGGACGACCTGCGCGATGGACGGGCCCAGCTCGTCAGCCTGAAGGCGTTCGGGCGGCGTCTCGTTCCGAAGCTCGCGGCGCTGGCCGACAAGAACGATGCGGAGTCTTTCGCGCACCTCTCAAAGGAGGAACGGGCCTCGCTGCTCGCGACGCTCATGAGGGTTGCCAAGCACCTCGAGCTCCGGGGCGCGCCGATCGACTGA
- a CDS encoding S8 family serine peptidase, with protein MKPELSHSMHRGASRWAVISLLLVSWAPACGPAGQVADRAPTRGEATQPTPALLEGVAPSRLAELNVSKAVPLALAPSALTHDRITRIKDGVTQVHIEVVRKKGLVSARSCLDGLSMDVDYEAGLYAVGWVAESGITSLSKTPCLASVRVVSQAQTFGIQTPRSAYPGTPTGRITNQALIAQSIDTVRERYKLDGSGVEVCIISSSFDLLGGMEAAVASGELPGPGNPNYPQPVNIALEGVRGLFPGVSIDEGRAMAELIHDIAPGARLSFAGITAGDSRLTIVRALEALRASAKCDVIVDDIAQLDISAVYQDDLATRAIEDAARAGILYVTAAGNSGLGGGEPGVAAQYLESAFRPVPLFGGLFHDFDPDPNSVAPLVPLTPGEVPARASQDPRFVRAWLQWDAPWGSLCVECRDRDSRLQMVVFRLTSDNELSIYRFSGELTSQDPVAGLLETLPNDGAEYLLGIFARNDEERLPERLWLSYYSPGLRLPGVSFDAPTIWSKGNASSAITVGSSSWFNTPRGAKLWNETFAGRPVGNVFVESAVVPERPVLSYLGAPSYLTRNMDASLIATPSSYGGGAIYYDLLGNRLPQPDVRNKPDLVGADGVQTTFFALRVRDLDDAYFFFGTSSAAPNVGAVVALMLQASNGTLSLDQAKRILTETAIDMDDPFDRGFQGTIADPAFSAGFDFGSGHGFVDPVAAIEKVVAMQERQPVTLEPVCENQDGTHVWQVSNENGFAVPLTFYSTSSIMFPFEHPSRNEGPTWLVPPGISTIATTPVTSSERLLVLGEGIYGSYRKRGGWSPCTAGGHGRALILNEKAWTYDLRSSTSSARRGPAP; from the coding sequence ATGAAACCCGAACTTTCGCACTCGATGCACCGCGGCGCGTCGCGCTGGGCCGTGATCTCCTTGTTGCTCGTGAGCTGGGCTCCGGCATGCGGACCCGCAGGCCAAGTCGCCGATCGCGCCCCAACCAGGGGCGAAGCGACCCAACCGACGCCTGCCCTCCTCGAGGGCGTTGCCCCTTCGAGGCTCGCCGAGCTGAACGTCTCCAAGGCGGTCCCTCTGGCCCTCGCTCCTTCCGCTTTGACGCATGACCGCATCACCCGGATCAAGGACGGCGTGACACAGGTTCACATCGAGGTGGTTCGCAAAAAGGGGCTCGTGTCTGCACGAAGCTGCCTCGATGGACTCTCCATGGATGTTGACTACGAGGCAGGCTTGTACGCCGTCGGTTGGGTGGCTGAGTCGGGAATCACTTCGCTTAGCAAAACCCCCTGTTTGGCCAGTGTGCGTGTCGTTTCGCAGGCGCAGACATTTGGGATCCAAACGCCCCGATCTGCCTATCCGGGTACGCCCACGGGTCGCATCACGAACCAGGCCTTGATTGCGCAAAGCATCGATACCGTACGCGAGCGCTACAAGCTGGATGGCAGTGGTGTCGAGGTTTGCATCATCTCCTCCTCGTTCGACCTCCTTGGCGGCATGGAAGCCGCCGTGGCGTCTGGGGAACTACCCGGGCCTGGGAATCCGAACTATCCCCAACCCGTGAACATCGCCCTCGAGGGTGTAAGAGGCCTTTTTCCGGGCGTTAGCATCGACGAAGGCCGCGCGATGGCTGAGCTCATCCACGACATCGCGCCGGGCGCACGCCTCTCCTTCGCCGGGATCACCGCTGGTGACTCACGCCTCACGATCGTGAGAGCCCTCGAGGCGCTCCGAGCCAGTGCCAAATGTGACGTCATCGTCGACGACATCGCCCAACTCGACATCTCTGCCGTTTATCAGGACGACCTTGCCACACGTGCCATCGAGGACGCTGCAAGAGCCGGCATCCTCTACGTCACCGCAGCTGGCAACTCCGGGCTGGGCGGTGGAGAACCGGGCGTCGCCGCCCAGTACCTCGAGTCGGCGTTTCGTCCGGTACCTCTGTTTGGTGGTTTGTTCCACGATTTCGACCCGGACCCCAATTCCGTGGCTCCTCTCGTGCCGCTCACTCCCGGCGAGGTTCCGGCGCGGGCGTCCCAAGATCCACGGTTCGTGCGCGCATGGTTGCAGTGGGACGCACCCTGGGGGTCCTTGTGCGTAGAGTGTCGCGACCGCGATAGCCGACTTCAGATGGTCGTGTTTCGCCTGACTTCCGACAATGAGCTTTCGATCTACCGATTCAGCGGAGAATTGACCTCACAGGATCCTGTCGCGGGGCTCCTCGAGACTTTGCCCAACGACGGAGCCGAGTACCTGCTTGGCATCTTTGCACGCAACGACGAGGAGCGCTTGCCCGAGCGCCTTTGGCTATCGTACTACAGCCCTGGGCTCAGGTTGCCTGGTGTCTCATTCGACGCTCCGACCATCTGGTCAAAAGGCAATGCCTCGTCGGCAATCACGGTTGGCTCGTCGTCATGGTTCAACACCCCCAGGGGGGCAAAGCTGTGGAACGAGACCTTCGCCGGACGACCCGTTGGCAACGTCTTCGTGGAATCAGCGGTGGTTCCGGAACGCCCCGTCTTGAGCTACCTCGGCGCTCCGAGCTATCTCACCCGGAACATGGACGCCAGTCTGATCGCGACACCCTCTTCCTACGGGGGCGGTGCCATCTACTACGATCTGTTGGGAAACCGACTGCCTCAACCAGATGTACGAAATAAGCCTGATCTCGTCGGAGCCGACGGCGTTCAGACAACCTTCTTTGCGTTGCGCGTTCGGGATCTGGACGATGCGTACTTCTTCTTCGGGACCTCCTCTGCTGCGCCGAACGTGGGCGCCGTCGTGGCACTCATGCTTCAGGCCTCGAATGGGACCCTCAGTTTAGACCAGGCCAAAAGGATCCTCACTGAGACCGCGATTGACATGGACGATCCTTTCGACCGAGGGTTCCAGGGTACCATCGCCGATCCAGCCTTCTCTGCGGGGTTCGACTTTGGATCTGGGCATGGGTTCGTCGATCCCGTGGCCGCCATCGAGAAGGTCGTCGCGATGCAAGAGCGTCAGCCGGTCACACTTGAGCCGGTATGCGAAAACCAGGACGGAACTCACGTTTGGCAAGTCTCGAACGAAAACGGTTTCGCCGTGCCCCTGACCTTCTACAGCACGAGCTCCATCATGTTTCCCTTCGAGCACCCCTCACGCAACGAAGGCCCAACTTGGCTCGTGCCGCCCGGAATCTCCACCATCGCCACGACACCTGTGACGTCAAGCGAACGTCTGCTCGTGCTGGGCGAGGGAATCTACGGCAGCTACAGGAAACGCGGTGGATGGTCCCCCTGCACGGCCGGGGGACATGGCCGGGCTTTGATCCTGAACGAAAAGGCGTGGACATACGATTTGCGGTCCTCCACGTCTTCGGCCCGACGTGGTCCCGCACCGTAG
- a CDS encoding DUF1398 family protein, translating into MNEQLTATAKRCLEAAYAGTMDFPSIVRALIEAGFEGYDVDYRRGTSAYFLATGESVQLPLPKSDAKVAPEFRGHDVESAVRDAQNKAPGYTYAGFCAKVKAAGCAGYMVSFLGKRVVYFGRTAETHVEHFPQ; encoded by the coding sequence ATGAACGAGCAACTGACCGCAACTGCCAAGAGATGCCTGGAGGCCGCGTACGCAGGCACCATGGACTTCCCCTCCATCGTCCGTGCGCTGATTGAAGCGGGGTTCGAGGGCTATGACGTCGACTACCGGCGCGGCACGTCCGCGTACTTCCTGGCCACCGGCGAGAGCGTGCAGCTTCCTCTGCCAAAATCAGACGCGAAAGTGGCGCCGGAATTCCGTGGCCATGACGTCGAAAGCGCCGTGCGCGATGCGCAGAACAAGGCTCCTGGCTACACGTATGCTGGCTTCTGCGCGAAGGTGAAAGCCGCGGGGTGCGCTGGCTACATGGTGTCCTTCCTTGGAAAACGGGTCGTTTACTTCGGGCGCACGGCAGAGACGCATGTCGAACACTTCCCGCAATAA
- a CDS encoding alpha/beta fold hydrolase — MGPAVILFAHGAGASSSHPWMRAWAERLVAFGRVHTFDYAYMASGSKRPDPLPRLVAHHAEALKGARATAEDASVFLAGKSMGGRVSCHLAAEQDTGARGVICFGYPLRSAGAGKSRAEILARLRLPVLFVQGTRDPLCPTDELVSLLPSLACPATLHLVDDGDHSLQVAKRTLARTGRTQDDVDRAIARAVGDFIAAWR, encoded by the coding sequence ATGGGGCCTGCTGTCATATTGTTCGCTCATGGAGCCGGGGCGTCGTCGTCTCACCCGTGGATGCGAGCGTGGGCCGAACGCCTTGTTGCATTCGGTCGTGTGCACACCTTCGACTACGCCTACATGGCTTCGGGGAGCAAGCGCCCCGATCCCTTGCCCCGTCTCGTGGCTCACCACGCGGAAGCGTTGAAAGGAGCTCGCGCGACCGCGGAGGACGCAAGCGTTTTTTTGGCAGGCAAATCGATGGGTGGGCGGGTGAGCTGCCACCTGGCGGCCGAGCAGGACACCGGCGCGCGCGGCGTGATCTGCTTCGGTTATCCGTTGAGAAGCGCGGGCGCGGGCAAGAGCCGCGCCGAGATCCTCGCGCGTCTTCGCCTGCCGGTGCTCTTCGTGCAAGGCACCCGCGATCCACTCTGTCCCACAGACGAACTCGTTTCCTTGCTTCCGAGCCTGGCATGTCCCGCCACGCTGCACCTCGTTGACGACGGGGATCACTCCCTGCAAGTTGCGAAACGAACGTTGGCGCGGACGGGGCGCACCCAGGACGACGTCGACCGCGCCATCGCAAGGGCTGTGGGAGACTTCATCGCGGCCTGGCGCTGA
- a CDS encoding GntR family transcriptional regulator, protein MLNPRSPLPLYAQLAERLSREIRAGFHPPGSRLPSETQLAQTFGIGRPTVRQATDLLAARRLIERRRGAGTFVRERGPEAEVDVFSIAGTVASFRSSGLALSTALLAPVSRVELPAEGAGPLAGRVVFAFSRVATVASTPELAGGPVLIERFTLDAAVFPGLDAIALENRSLAQVVEEQFYLRPVGGRQTFSVATACDADARALEVAAGTPLLLVRRTLDFEGAPAALHAELLCRTDKVQFTQSIGGTQGKNET, encoded by the coding sequence GTGCTCAATCCACGGTCTCCCCTTCCGCTTTACGCGCAGCTCGCCGAACGGCTGAGCCGGGAGATTCGTGCGGGTTTTCACCCGCCGGGCAGCCGCCTGCCATCGGAGACGCAGCTGGCGCAAACCTTCGGCATTGGGCGTCCCACAGTGCGGCAGGCAACCGATCTTCTGGCGGCGCGGCGCCTCATCGAGCGGCGGCGCGGCGCGGGCACCTTCGTGCGTGAGCGGGGCCCGGAGGCGGAGGTGGACGTGTTTTCGATCGCCGGCACCGTGGCGTCGTTTCGCTCGAGCGGGCTCGCGCTTTCGACGGCCCTTTTGGCGCCCGTGAGCCGGGTGGAGCTACCGGCCGAAGGGGCGGGGCCGCTGGCCGGGCGCGTGGTGTTTGCGTTCTCGCGGGTGGCCACGGTCGCGTCCACGCCCGAGCTTGCGGGGGGCCCGGTCCTGATTGAACGGTTCACGCTCGATGCGGCCGTGTTTCCAGGCCTCGATGCCATCGCTCTCGAGAATCGGTCGCTGGCCCAGGTGGTCGAGGAGCAGTTTTATCTGCGCCCCGTGGGCGGTCGGCAAACGTTCTCGGTGGCAACGGCCTGCGATGCCGACGCCCGGGCGCTCGAGGTTGCTGCGGGCACCCCGCTGCTCCTGGTGCGGCGTACGTTGGATTTCGAAGGTGCACCCGCGGCGCTTCATGCGGAGCTGCTGTGCCGCACCGACAAGGTGCAATTCACTCAGTCCATCGGTGGGACTCAAGGAAAGAACGAAACATGA
- a CDS encoding peptidyl-prolyl cis-trans isomerase — MKTPADHHIPGGLGVSRPHAVQGAGAAASGGDTVVAWVGEIALTEEDLARQAARAHRVGVAPTTPAARQTLLQNLVRFELLAQEADRRGLMQDPEVLHVARQQAVAKLIQDEVGRASDPARITDADVQRFHDEKLEHMFTRPAAVRVIDLALRDEREARRLWAIARQLAPSDEQGFVALVLAHGADPHLTKTKGDRGFVDETSVLPKALVRAALSLSKPGEVSDPVPTEDGYVHLLRLQARRAPVVQGLREAEPAIRQQIERERRDRAIEALVERLGTMNKVRFAAKRD; from the coding sequence GTGAAGACGCCAGCGGATCATCACATCCCTGGGGGGCTGGGGGTGTCGCGCCCCCACGCCGTCCAGGGGGCAGGAGCAGCGGCGTCGGGCGGCGACACGGTGGTGGCCTGGGTGGGTGAAATCGCGCTGACAGAGGAGGATCTGGCCCGGCAGGCGGCGCGGGCGCACCGGGTTGGCGTTGCACCGACCACACCGGCCGCGCGGCAGACGCTTCTGCAGAATCTGGTGCGCTTCGAGCTCTTGGCCCAGGAGGCCGATCGGCGTGGGCTGATGCAGGATCCCGAGGTGTTGCATGTGGCACGTCAACAAGCCGTGGCGAAGCTGATCCAGGACGAGGTTGGCCGAGCCTCGGATCCGGCGCGCATCACGGACGCGGATGTACAACGCTTCCATGACGAAAAGCTCGAGCACATGTTCACGCGCCCCGCGGCGGTCCGCGTGATCGACCTCGCCCTCCGCGACGAGCGCGAAGCGCGGCGCCTGTGGGCCATCGCGCGGCAGCTGGCTCCCTCGGACGAGCAAGGCTTCGTCGCGCTGGTGCTCGCCCACGGGGCAGATCCGCATCTGACAAAGACCAAAGGTGATCGCGGGTTCGTGGACGAAACGAGCGTGCTTCCCAAAGCTCTGGTGCGTGCAGCTCTTTCGCTCTCGAAGCCGGGGGAGGTCTCCGATCCCGTACCAACCGAGGACGGATACGTTCACCTGCTGCGGCTACAGGCCCGACGTGCGCCTGTCGTCCAGGGGTTGCGAGAAGCTGAGCCCGCCATTCGCCAGCAGATAGAGCGCGAGCGGCGAGATCGGGCGATCGAAGCCCTCGTGGAGCGCCTGGGAACCATGAACAAGGTTCGCTTCGCAGCCAAGCGCGACTGA
- a CDS encoding bifunctional metallophosphatase/5'-nucleotidase — protein sequence MTVTMVTKWQAVTAAGVALALGLFACNGNGTDADAGGSTGDLRIALSSVPAGTQCLAVDVSGARARNVTFDLTPGAPASFLIDRLPLGLVTVSARSFDAPCAVIAGLEPSFVNEAPVTVRIELRAVAQVLLKLIRNGRLSVGIDFEPDSHVCAGVPDGDLCQGGNLRVQLLAFNDFHGQLSQGRFVSGRPVGGAAILGSYLKAAAAGREAQTLIVHAGDHVGASPAASALLQDEPSITFLNMLANESCTYADRTNANCNLVGTLGNHEFDEGRSELLRLIGGGNHPMGPYLESPYRGTRFPYISANVVDEATGAPLLPPYVVKNVRGVPVAFVGAVLETTPTIVTPTGVAGLKFLDEADAANSYVPELKAAGVRAIVLVIHQGGRQSSFTGPTKAVPGVIDGPDILDIIARLDPEFDVVVSGHAHSFTNAIVPRPGADDILVTQAFSASTAYADIELLVDPVSGDVVGRSAEVITTFSDVAPGNTPDPAIATLVIDAEARVAPLVNRVVGVAPVPLTRTENTAGESVMGNLIADAQRAATGTQFAFMNPGGIRADIDAGDITWGELFTVQPFGNSLVTMQLTGAQIKNVLEQQWAAPQPFPRIMKVSGLSYTWDAALPPGARVVEVRDAATNTVLDPTALYTITANNFMAAGGDNFVEFTKGLNQVGGDVDLDALIEYVEENSPVTAVIEGRIVRLN from the coding sequence ATGACGGTAACGATGGTAACGAAGTGGCAAGCGGTGACGGCGGCTGGAGTGGCTCTGGCCCTCGGCCTCTTCGCATGTAACGGCAACGGGACTGACGCCGACGCAGGCGGCTCGACGGGCGACTTGAGAATCGCTCTGTCCAGCGTGCCGGCGGGAACGCAATGCCTGGCGGTCGACGTCAGCGGCGCCCGCGCGCGCAACGTGACGTTCGATCTAACCCCCGGCGCACCAGCCTCCTTTCTCATCGATCGACTCCCTCTGGGATTGGTCACCGTATCGGCCCGGTCGTTCGATGCGCCTTGCGCCGTCATCGCGGGTCTCGAGCCGTCCTTCGTAAACGAAGCACCTGTGACCGTGCGGATCGAGCTTCGCGCCGTGGCGCAGGTTCTTCTCAAGCTCATCCGCAACGGCCGGCTGTCGGTCGGCATCGATTTCGAACCCGATAGCCATGTGTGCGCCGGAGTTCCTGACGGTGACCTCTGCCAAGGCGGTAACCTGCGCGTTCAGCTTTTGGCTTTCAACGACTTCCATGGACAGCTCTCGCAGGGACGTTTTGTGTCGGGGCGGCCGGTCGGGGGCGCTGCCATTTTGGGCAGCTACCTCAAGGCGGCAGCCGCAGGGCGGGAGGCGCAAACGCTGATCGTGCACGCGGGAGACCACGTGGGCGCATCTCCGGCTGCCTCGGCCTTGTTGCAGGACGAGCCCTCCATCACGTTCCTGAACATGCTGGCAAACGAAAGCTGTACCTACGCCGACCGTACGAACGCAAACTGCAACCTCGTGGGCACGTTGGGCAACCATGAATTCGATGAGGGCAGAAGCGAGCTCCTGCGTCTCATCGGGGGCGGCAATCATCCCATGGGTCCGTACTTGGAAAGTCCCTATCGGGGCACGAGGTTCCCCTATATCTCCGCCAACGTGGTCGACGAAGCGACGGGCGCGCCGCTCCTTCCCCCCTACGTGGTCAAAAACGTGCGGGGTGTACCTGTCGCATTCGTCGGCGCGGTGCTCGAGACCACGCCCACCATCGTCACGCCGACGGGTGTGGCCGGGTTGAAGTTCCTCGACGAGGCCGACGCCGCCAACAGCTACGTGCCGGAACTGAAAGCAGCGGGCGTGCGCGCCATCGTCCTGGTCATCCATCAGGGGGGGCGGCAGTCCAGCTTCACAGGTCCAACGAAAGCCGTGCCTGGCGTCATCGACGGCCCGGACATCTTGGACATCATCGCGCGACTCGACCCTGAGTTCGACGTCGTTGTCAGCGGCCACGCGCACAGCTTTACGAATGCGATCGTCCCCCGTCCCGGAGCGGACGATATCCTGGTCACGCAGGCGTTTTCGGCCAGCACGGCCTACGCCGACATCGAGCTGCTGGTGGATCCGGTTTCGGGTGACGTGGTGGGCAGGTCGGCCGAGGTCATCACCACGTTTTCGGACGTGGCACCCGGCAACACTCCCGATCCCGCAATCGCGACCCTCGTCATCGACGCAGAAGCCAGAGTGGCCCCGTTGGTCAACAGGGTGGTCGGCGTTGCGCCGGTGCCGCTGACCCGCACCGAAAACACAGCAGGCGAATCAGTGATGGGCAACCTGATTGCCGATGCCCAACGCGCCGCCACGGGCACTCAGTTTGCCTTCATGAACCCAGGTGGCATCCGTGCCGATATCGATGCCGGAGACATTACCTGGGGTGAGCTCTTCACCGTGCAGCCTTTTGGCAATAGCCTCGTCACCATGCAGCTCACGGGGGCGCAGATCAAAAACGTGCTCGAGCAACAATGGGCGGCGCCGCAGCCGTTTCCTCGCATCATGAAGGTCTCGGGCCTCTCCTACACCTGGGATGCCGCATTGCCGCCCGGCGCTCGTGTGGTCGAGGTACGGGATGCCGCCACCAACACGGTGCTCGACCCCACTGCTCTTTACACCATCACTGCCAACAACTTCATGGCGGCCGGTGGCGACAACTTCGTCGAGTTCACCAAGGGCTTAAACCAGGTCGGTGGAGACGTCGATCTGGACGCCTTGATTGAGTACGTCGAGGAGAACAGCCCGGTGACCGCGGTCATCGAGGGGCGCATCGTTCGTCTCAACTGA
- a CDS encoding PIN domain-containing protein, translating into MFLVDTSVWIAVFQRKPTLRLEEVASLDDVVTCLPVIQEVLQGFRDESAYRRAREAMVSFPCLESPLSLPVFEGAVDLFRVARRSGVTVRSSIDCLIAAIAIRHGVTVLHRDRDYTTLAKVSALRERSA; encoded by the coding sequence GTGTTTCTCGTTGACACGTCAGTGTGGATCGCGGTCTTCCAGCGCAAGCCGACCCTACGACTGGAGGAGGTTGCTAGCCTCGACGACGTCGTCACGTGTTTGCCTGTCATCCAGGAGGTCTTGCAGGGATTTCGTGACGAGTCCGCTTACCGGCGAGCCCGCGAGGCGATGGTGTCCTTCCCTTGTTTGGAATCTCCGCTGTCGCTGCCGGTGTTCGAGGGCGCCGTCGATCTGTTTCGTGTGGCGAGACGATCGGGCGTGACCGTCCGCTCGTCCATCGATTGTCTGATCGCTGCCATTGCGATTCGTCATGGCGTGACGGTGTTGCATCGTGACCGTGACTACACGACCTTGGCAAAGGTTTCGGCCCTCAGGGAACGTTCCGCATAG